The following is a genomic window from Dehalobacter sp..
CGGCAATAGATGTAATACTATTTTGTAAAAGCTGCTTTCATCTTAAGACGCAAAATAAAGACAATTAGAAAAAGCAGAGATAGATAAAAAATAACCAGGGAGACAGCCCCTGGTTTTGCTTGTAAATTATCTGACAACTCTATTGGTTTATTTATTGGTATATTTCATTGCCAGACTTTAAAAAAGTGGTGGACCTAAGGGGATTCGAACCCCTGACCTCTTGAATGCGAATTTACAAGAAAATTGGGCCCATATCGCTGTATTCCTTGAAAATAAAGGCCGGACGGGAACATTACATATTATCCAGATTAGTCCAGGTTGTTCAATCAGTCCAAGTGGAAGCCTTGATATCGCTGGCATTCTATAATTTAGAAAATAGTCCTGGTTAGCAAATTGGTTAGCAAATTTATATCTGTGGGCAAACCAACTAACTATGGTTAATAGAGATATAAAAGGAAAATACATACAAAGAAGAAGGACTTTATAGAAAATTATCGAAATATGGAGAAAGTGGATATGACCACCCGAGTGGGTGGTCTAAACGTTTATTGGGGTAATTCGACACAATCTGACACTATTCTTATATAAGAAAAAGCAAAATGTTTAAATTATTATTCGGAGGAAATGGAGAATGGGATTTTTTGATTTTTTTAAAAAAAATAAAATAAAACTGAATGAACCTGAAGAAAAAGAACATTCAGAAGTCTTTCAGAATAAATCAGAGATAAAGAATAATACAAAATTAATTGTTAATGGGGAAGAGATTATTCCAGTTGAAGTGTATTTAGAAAAGGCTATTCCAAGCCAAGAAGGTTTATATCCTCATGAAATTTTATTATTGGATTATGCTCATACATATATGACTGACAATCAGAGATTTCAAGGATTCTGGTTATATCATTATGGTGTTACAAAACCAGAAGATGTCCTAAAGTCATTATTAACCAGAGGCTTTTTAGAACTAGGAGATATTAAAAACATATTAGAAAATAAAACTATTCCTGTACTAAAAGAAGAATTAAAAAAGCAGGGTCTAAAAACTACAGGAAAAAAGGCTGACATAATAAAGCGATTGTTGAAAGAAGGAAATCGTGAAGAACTGGAATTATCATTTTCAGAACGGATGTACAGATTAACTACAAAGGGACAGGATGAGCTAGATAAAAATGCTTATGTGCCATATATACATAGACATCCCAACTATGGGTTAGATATTTGGAGTTTAAATATATTAGTTAATCAACATCCAAAAAATTTGTATATGGATAAAATATGGAACCATTTTAATGAACAAAGTAATTATTATTACTCAAAGCATGAGTTTGGGCTATATCGTAACGTTAGATTAAATA
Proteins encoded in this region:
- a CDS encoding SAP domain-containing protein; the protein is MGFFDFFKKNKIKLNEPEEKEHSEVFQNKSEIKNNTKLIVNGEEIIPVEVYLEKAIPSQEGLYPHEILLLDYAHTYMTDNQRFQGFWLYHYGVTKPEDVLKSLLTRGFLELGDIKNILENKTIPVLKEELKKQGLKTTGKKADIIKRLLKEGNREELELSFSERMYRLTTKGQDELDKNAYVPYIHRHPNYGLDIWSLNILVNQHPKNLYMDKIWNHFNEQSNYYYSKHEFGLYRNVRLNMYEILIEENKTDKAFQFLAEVIYFDLSGLDNSYDYIFNSDLDDDYFDGKSRMEFFIEGLYPYEKSLNKLPPGIIDRLAFIIEELGISEDNLNQELSSRFKKFKFPFHMFTQEECIEICIAELNGDIKSLVSLYNIVGKRLKTNLKRK